A single Hippocampus zosterae strain Florida chromosome 17, ASM2543408v3, whole genome shotgun sequence DNA region contains:
- the tspan34b gene encoding tetraspanin 35, with translation MGCFGFLKFMMFLFNGIIFVAGAVILGVGIWVKVDSGSILKFLGMIENAPPELGQVLNVGYLLIAIGVLLVVIGFLGCCGAIRESKCMLLLFFIIILLVFLAEVAGAVVILVFRPLAEDVFRRFGTAAVESIKKDYGKNSDLTGLWDTTMSTLKCCGIYNSSNFVDSPYYVTNNNQYPPPCCPEAKPCNQTLIDHFTAIPGCFEKFTQLINDNTVAIVAVALGIAALELCAMTVSMILYCKIDSRTA, from the exons ATGGGGTGCTTTGGATTCCTCAAGTTTATGATGTTTCTTTTCAATGGTATTATCTTT GTGGCGGGCGCAGTCATCCTGGGTGTCGGCATCTGGGTGAAAGTGGACAGCGGCTCCATCCTGAAATTCCTGGGCATGATCGAAAACGCCCCCCCGGAGCTCGGCCAGGTGCTCAACGTGGGCTACCTGCTGATCGCTATCGGAGTGCTTCTCGTCGTCATTGGTTTTCTGGGATGCTGCGGGGCTATCCGAGAGAGCAAGTGCATGCTGCTGCTG TTCTTCATCATAATCCTGCTCGTTTTCCTAGCCGAGGTCGCAGGAGCTGTGGTGATTTTGGTCTTCAGACCTTTG GCCGAAGACGTATTCCGAAGGTTTGGCACCGCGGCGGTCGAGAGCATCAAGAAGGACTACGGGAAGAATTCTGACCTCACCGGATTGTGGGATACTACAATGAGCACA TTAAAATGTTGTGGGATCTACAACTCCTCAAACTTTGTGGATTCTCCATATTATGTGACCAACAACAATCAGTACCCGCCTCCGTGCTGTCCGGAGGCTAAGCCCTGTAATCAAACGCTGATTGACCATTTCACG GCAATCCCGGGTTGCTTTGAAAAATTCACGCAACTGATTAATGACAACACGGTGGCAATTGTAGCTGTGGCGCTGGGAATTGCAGCCCTTGAG TTATGTGCCATGACTGTTTCCATGATCCTTTACTGCAAGATCGATTCAAGGACAGCCTGA
- the znf653 gene encoding zinc finger protein 653, producing MFTASAVVKMANNLTELEVPLGLEPAGERGKGVLRRCRGRPRLTESDRTQRRLESRKKYDVRRVYLGESHKLWSELRRRTSLSDAGLAAYLIVLHSTFGEKYQQKHSKKAVIPEGVLDSAHERKVKRERESSLHSLVCWYQEHLRSCPHEPQLRALEPQPNLSTAAIWQCPSDHSFVQHLFFPLSESSDSEQEERENGDGENAAKRDFVVPKMLSRRKRKTNSPLKDLGKTTAVYEVQHTTANELEHVEEAVTPHASVETSSDDVTLTVPPVWEMVLERPRGSPEPIFHPLTSEEETEDARRSQDGSATEGPGEGQEPEIGCDYECVIVGTSFAEKPGNTDEDLDHSVPPSHPELSVSSPVRAREKEHLLDPHALRTVVTSCEIPNQQTPLEGSQLIIITGPSYEALASDGIQLGMGAGNVAQDACAVIRDIAYHQGPESKLQATEDEDRMTELSDKQLLEATVDAPDHELQRSHGRSKRSRRGPVVEADGMLKMFHCPYEGCSQVYVAVSSFQNHVNLVHRKGRTKVCPHPGCGKKFYLSNHLHRHMIIHSGVRDFICETCGKSFKRKNHLEVHRRTHTGETPLQCEICGYQCRQRASLNWHMKKHTPEAHYNYTCELCDKRFEKLDSVKFHKLKSHPEKLSS from the exons ATGTTCACAGCATCAGCTGTTGTCAAGATGGCGAATAACCTGACAGAATTGGAGGTTCCACTCGGACTTGAGCCGGCCGGGGAACGAGGGAAAGGTGTATTAAGGCGATGCAGAGGGAGACCCAGGCTAACGGAGTCAGACCGAACACAGCGACGTCTTGAATCCCGAAAGAAATACGACGTTCGGAGGGTTTACTTGGGGGAGTCGCACAAGCTCTGGAGTGAGCTCCGAAGGCGCACAAGTCTGAGTGATGCTGGGCTGGCAGCGTATTTAATCGTGCTTCATTCCACATTTGGAGAGAAATATCAACAGAAGCACTCAAA AAAAGCCGTTATCCCAGAGGGGGTATTGGATTCGGCGCATGAGAGAAAAG TTAAGAGGGAGCGTGAGTCGAGTCTCCATAGTTTGGTGTGTTGGTACCAGGAGCACTTGCGTTCCTGCCCTCATGAGCCCCAACTCAGGGCTCTGGAGCCCCAGCCCAACTTGTCGACTGCCGCCATCTGGCAATGTCCCTCCGACCATTCCTTTGTGCAACACCTTTTCTTCCCCCTGAGTGAGTCGAGTGACTCTGAGCAGGAGGAGAGAGAAAACGGCGATGGTGAAAATGCTGCGAAAAGAGACTTTGTGGTGCCGAAAATGTTATCAAgacggaaaagaaaaacaaatagtcCCTTAAAAG ATTTAGGAAAAACAACAGCGGTTTATGAGGTTCAGCACACAACCGCAAATGAGCTAGAACACGTTGAAGAAGCCGTAACACCGCATGCAAGTGTGGAGACCTCCTCCGATGATGTCACCCTGACTGTCCCGCCTGTGTGGGAGATGGTACTGGAGCGACCACGTGGCTCCCCCGAGCCGATCTTTCACCCCCTCACCTCAGAAGAGGAGACTGAGGACGCTCGGCGAAGCCAAGATGGAAGTGCGACCGAGGGACCCGGAGAAGGGCAAGAACCCGAAATTGGCTGTGATTATGAGTGTGTCATCGTGGGAACATCTTTTGCTGAAAAACCGGGGAACACGGATGAGGACTTGGACCATTCGGTCCCACCCTCCCATCCAGAGCTGTCGGTCTCATCTCCCGTTCGGGCACGAGAGAAAGAGCACCTTTTGGACCCACACGCTTTGCGGACGGTGGTGACGAGCTGCGAGATTCCTAACCAGCAGACGCCTTTGGAAGGCTCACAG CTAATCATCATAACTGGCCCCAGCTATGAGGCTCTGGCGTCGGACGGAATTCAGCTCGGCATGGGCGCTGGGAATGTGGCGCAAGACGCCTGCGCTGTCATCAGGGACATCGCCTACCATCAAGGGCCTGAATCGAAACTCCAAgcaacagaggatgaagacCGCATGACAG AATTAAGTGACAAGCAGCTGCTAGAAGCTACCGTTGACGCTCCGGACCACGAGTTGCAGAGGAGTCACGGCAG ATCAAAGAGAAGCCGGCGGGGCCCAGTTGTCGAGGCTGACGGGATGCTCAAGATGTTCCATTGTCCGTACGAGGGCTGCAGTCAAGTGTATGTCGCCGTCAGCAGCTTCCAG aatcaCGTGAACCTAGTTCACAGGAAAGGCAGGACCAAGGTTTGCCCTCACCCAggctgtggaaaaaaattctACCTGTCCAACCACCTCCATCGCCACATGATCATCCACTCAG GCGTGCGGGATTTCATCTGCGAGACGTGTGGGAAATCGTTTAAGCGCAAGAATCACCTGGAAGTTCACCGAAGGACTCACACGGGAGAAACGCCTTTACa ATGCGAAATCTGCGGCTACCAGTGTCGTCAGCGTGCGTCCCTCAACTGGCACATGAAGAAACACACCCCGGAGGCCCACTACAACTACACCTGCGAGCTCTGCGACAAACGCTTTGAGAAGTTGGACAGCGTTAAATTTCACAAGTTGAAGAGCCACCCGGAGAAGCTCTCCTCGTGA
- the swsap1 gene encoding ATPase SWSAP1, with product MADVLTHMFTNFMSRADSSKDLKVIPPAPAQCGVLVVGEQNLGRSVLLLAAVTAACRMGVKVVFFAQAQIQSLPVSLQKCVPSLSPESLKQIKFCYPRTLEELLQQVAGLHESTNNFPVPPSLIIVDRLEDFLRGPAGESHGVEHSCAAHLSALLCDTATFLTGLLERQTSSPAPCRVIASYKPKEQSGQFSVSDQVLETLDRYFQVRCTLDQDGSYKAAAAGLHEVWHVYFSGTGITLDPCPEDTEVKPGLAQEWQLSISPDGLMEFQLV from the exons ATGGCAGACGTTTTAACGCATATGTTCACAAACTTTATGTCACGGGCGGACTCATCGAAGGATCTCAAGGTGATTCCTCCAGCACCGGCCCAATGCGGCGTCCTTGTAGTCGGAGAGCAAAATCTCGGACGCTCCGTGTTGCTTCTCGCGGCGGTTACGGCTGCGTGTCGGATGGGCGTAAAGGTGGTGTTCTTCGCTCAAGCGCAAATCCAAAGCCTGCCAGTGTCTTTGCAAAAATGTGTTCCAAGTCTGAGCCCGGAAAGTCTCAAG caaatCAAATTCTGCTACCCGAGGACATTGGAGGAGTTGCTCCAGCAAGTGGCGGGCCTTCATGAATCCACCAACAACTTTCCCGTCCCTCCATCACTGATCATCGTCGACAGACTGGAGGACTTTCTGCGCGGACCCGCAGGCGAAAGCCACGGCGTTGAGCACTCCTGCGCTGCACACCTCTCGGCGTTGTTGTGCGACACTGCGACTTTTCTCACTGGCCTCCTTGAGCGACAGACCTCAAGCCCCGCCCCATGTCGCGTCATCGCCTCTTACAAGCCAAAAGAGCAAAGCGGACAATTCTCTGTCTCGGATCAAGTTCTCGAGACTTTGGACCGCTACTTTCAAGTACGATGTACTCTGGACCAAGACGGAAGCTACAAAGCTGCAGCAGCCGGGCTGCATGAGGTGTGGCACGTTTACTTTTCGGGAACCGGTATCACCCTCGACCCTTGCCCCGAAGACACTGAGGTCAAGCCGGGTTTGGCACAGGAGTGGCAGTTGTCAATCTCTCCTGATGGCTTGATGGAGTTTCAGTTAGTTTGA
- the epor gene encoding erythropoietin receptor translates to MTCDRLRRLLALWSVASAMRVASGLPGPPDFQSKVSLVLEKEPETPKCFTDSKKDFTCFWEEDEERVGSADQYSFTYAYRKENSSKCPLTVHSRGEKTLFICHLNQASMFELMDIQIHREGRLIHNRSLLVELFFLLDPLANVSVSAMGQQGQLNVSWVPPPLRHMEDSLMYEVSYAMAGSREVQVEVVRATSRVILRGLQPGTKYKVRVRTKLDGISYNGFWSMWSDPVLGETAPAEFNLLIVFLILTMAFILMVLSFTVLVSNRRFLKRTIWPTIPTPESKFQGLFTDHGGDFQEWLKHTNGGLWSSPASFYNEEYSTFLEVLSELNPDPPYPPPPLPPKMSGAPTLRRAKEEEVDLALRKMPRNHWLMENLRVPNQGPLPCSQSSPLESQDTYVSLTGNNHGQVARTREASLPIEALLALKKTILSEVH, encoded by the exons ATGACATGTGATCGCCTGAGACGATTGTTGGCACTTTGGAGCGTTGCGAGCGCCATGAGGGTGGCTTCCGGTCTCCCAGGCCCGCCCGATTTCCAGAGCAAAG TCTCTCTCGTGCTGGAAAAGGAGCCGGAAACCCCCAAATGCTTTACAGACAGCAAAAAGGACTTCACCTGCTTCtgggaggaagacgaggagagGGTCGGCTCTGCGGATCAGTATTCCTTCACATACGCCTACCG AAAAGAAAATAGCAGCAAATGCCCACTGACGGTCCATTCGCGAGGGGAGAAGACGCTGTTCATCTGCCACCTGAATCAAGCGTCCATGTTTGAGCTCATGGACATTCAAATTCATCGCGAAGGAAGGCTGATCCACAATCGAAGCCTTCTGGTTGAACTTTTTT TTCTGCTGGACCCGCTCGCTAACGTGAGCGTGAGTGCCATGGGTCAACAGGGTCAGCTCAATGTCAGCTGGGTACCTCCTCCTCTTAGACACATGGAAGACAGCTTGATGTACGAGGTCTCCTACGCCATGGCTGGCAGCCGTGAGGTGCAG GTCGAGGTAGTACGAGCCACTTCCAGGGTGATCTTAAGGGGCCTACAGCCAGGCACAAAGTACAAGGTGCGGGTTCGGACCAAACTGGATGGAATTAGCTATAATGGCTTCTGGAGTATGTGGAGTGATCCGGTGTTGGGGGAGACGGCGCCTGCAG AATTCAACCTACTCATCGTCTTCCTAATCCTCACCATGGCTTTCATCCTAATGGTGCTGTCTTTCACTGTGCTCGTGTCCAATCGCAG GTTTCTGAAAAGGACGATTTGGCCGACAATCCCGACCCCCGAGAGCAAGTTTCAAGGCCTTTTCACTGATCACGGTGGAGACTTTCAG GAGTGGTTGAAACATACGAACGGGGGCTTGTGGTCCAGCCCGGCCTCGTTCTACAATGAGGAATACTCCACTTTTCTGGAGGTTCTCTCAGAGCTAAACCCGGACCCCCCGTACCCCCCACCACCTCTACCACCCAAAATGTCCGGCGCTCCCACGCTGCGACGCgcgaaggaggaggaggtggattTGGCGCTGAGAAAAATGCCCCGCAATCACTGGCTGATGGAAAACCTCAGGGTGCCGAACCAAGGCCCGCTTCCTTGTTCCCAGTCTTCTCCGCTGGAGTCTCAGGATACTTACGTCAGCCTGACCGGGAACAACCACGGCCAAGTCGCTCGCACCCGTGAGGCGTCTTTGCCCATCGAAGCGCTTTTGGCCTTGAAAAAGACAATCCTGTCTGAAGTTCACTGA